AAGTAAAATTAAAAATCAAATTATCCGGTCCCGCAGCCCCGGCTCCACCTACCGAATTATCGCTCCAGTTTACAATGAAATCTGAAACATCTAATGCATTAGCCCGGTATCCAATGTATGCCCGGTCGTTATTGTCGGTGAAGGTGATACCTGTTCGCATCCAGTCGCGATAACCAAACTCCTGTACATTGTTTACATTATTAGTGTTTCCGTTTAAATGCAATAACGTAAATGCTCCCCGGTTAGCTGATAATAAAGTTCCGCCGTTAACATTTCCATTGTTTCCTAAAAGAAGAAAACCATCACGGACACCAGTAAAGGTGTTTACCGGATAGCTTACGGAACCATTCAGTCTTGTACGGGTGACTCCGAAAGTTTGGGTGAAAATTGGAGAATTAAAACCAGCGAGTGTTCCAAAGATGTTGTTTGGTGTGGTTGCTGTATTTCCACCTCGATACCATGCAGCAGATGCCTGGGCGTTAGTGTTATTTGCAGGCGGGATTCCTTGTGGTGCCTGTTGGGCATACGTTACAGGGGTTAATGCTAATGTACTAAAAAGTACTTTTACAATTTTATTTACCATAAGTAATAAGATTTACCTTACTACTTGAACAAAACCACTTTTTTTTATTTTTCCTCCGTTTTGATCAAATCCATCCAATCTGTAATAATATGTGCCTTCTGCAACCTTATCACCAGACATTGCTTTTCCATCCCATTTTGAGTTTGGGCCATTGGATTGCCACACAACATTTCCCCATCTGTTAAAAATAACAAGATCTAATTCAACAAATTTATAGATTGAAAAATCCATCACATCATTTATGTTATCTCCATTTGGACTAATAATGTTAATGTTGAAATCATCAAAGTCATATTCAATTTTGTACAGTTTTACACTGTCAACTAAATAATATGTATCCGTTACATAAAGAGAATCGCCAGTCATTGGATCAATTTCTGGCGGGATAAAAAATGCGCAGTCATTTGTAATAGTATCTCCAAACCATCCAATCGTTAAATAATTTTCATTGCCGTTAGCAGTAAATTCCCCTGAAACCAACACCCAATCTGTTGTATCGGTTAAAAAACCTGTTTGGTTGAGTATTGTTGGTGTGAGATTGTACGGTGAAACACTAGCGTTATACATATTGCCATTTGAGAAGTTTGCTCCAATATTTTCTACTGCAAAATTGTACCCATTGGCTCTATTAATTCTCATCGAAAAGCGATAATTCACATTTGGCTCTAATGGTTGTAAAAGCATTGTTTGGACATATTCGCTCCACATATTATTAGACCAAAGTGTATAAGCCAAAAATCCACAATATCCAACGCCATCAAATGAGTTTTGATATGTAACATTATTACTCGGAATACCATTTGCCAAGATATTACATGCATTAAAATAATCACTTGTTGCATGTGTTGGAGCGTACCAACCTACAACGCTATCAATCCACATCTGATTTGGAAAGAAAGAGTTTCCTTGAGGGCATGCGGTATAATCTTCAAAACTTGGGTTTTGAATGTATTGGTTTGTTACGTCAATATAAGTTTGGGAGTAGCAAATACTACTGATTAATGGAAGTAATATAATTAAGAGTTTGTTCAAGTAATAGGGTGGTTAAACGACAAGATTTTCTAGGTCTTCTAAATTAAGTAATTCTTGATTTCGTTCAAGACTTATCCTTATGATAAGTGAAAACGTGTAATATTGCCTACTCTTTAGACGATATATTACCTTAATTGGTTATAGCTTTCTGTAGTTATTTCATAGAATCTACAATTTTTAGTTTAATCATTGAAATTGTTGGCAAAGGGTTAAAAATGTTCCTGGAATTTTAGCCATATTCCGGAGTAAGGGTATTGAGTAAGAATAAAAGTTTCTGGGAGGAAACCCCAAGAAAGTATTGGGTTTCTAAAACATAAAAAATTGTAACGAGGCAATAATTGCCATACTTTATAGCAAACTGCAAACTGCAAACTGCGAAGTGCGAAGTGCGAAGTGCGAAGTGCAAACTGCGAAGTGCGAATGCATTTTTCTTTTTTTGGGCAGCAATAAATTTAAATGATCGATGCTCATGAGTCAAGAAAAAATCACCGTGTTTTCGACCTAAAATTTGTCGTTTCTTACATTTTCGAGGCGATGATTTTTTAACATTTTTCGTTGGTTTTAAATAATAATTTTACTGAAGAAAACATGCTTTATATTGATAATGAATTGTTGAAGAATTTGAAGCTTAATAAAACAAGGTGAAATTTTAATTCACAAATTGATTAATTAAGGAGGAAGGGGAAAAGGAAAAATAGGTAGTGGGTAGTGGGTAGTAAGGTAGAAGGGCGAATGGGAAGAGGGTAGAAGGAAAATTAGGTAGTAGGGAGAGGGTAAAAAGGCAGTAGGAAAAAAAAGAGTGATGAAATGGTAATACACACCGTGCGTCATTCAGAGCGGAGCGTGGAATCGGATTGTTGCCGGGTGGGTTTTTAGATCACGAAGACAGAAGGACACTAAAAGTTTCATTGAAATTTTTAGAGAAATATTATCGTGAAAAGAAAACGGGTAAATTATTTCAATTAGGAAAGGAGCGAAATTCTAAGAAAGAAAATTAAAAATCATATTATCCGGCGCACCAACCCCACCTACCGAATTATCGCTCCAGTTTACAATGAAATCCGAAACATCTAATGCATTAGCCCGGTATCCAATGTATGCCCGGTCCTGATTATCTGTAAATGTGATACCTGTTCTCATCCAGGTTCTGTAACCTTGTTCCTGAATGAATCCCGGATTATTGGTGTTCCCATTGAGGTGTAGCATCGAAAAAGCCCCTTTCTGGTTATAGAAATTATTTGGAGTAATTCCTAGATCATTTCCAAGTAACATATAACCGGAGGTGTTTACACCTTGAATTGTGCCAAAACCGTTGATCAGGTATTGGGCTCCAACCAAGTTGCCGTTTAGTTTAGATCTTGGTGTGTTTGCAGTAAAGGTGTAAATCGGAGAATTCCATAAGGTACCGAAAATATTATTGCCAAGTGGGACAGTGTTGTTGTTACCTCCACGGTACCATGCTGCTCCAGCCTGAGCATTGGGGTTATTGGCAGGCGGAGTCCCAATTACCGGTGTTTGCGCTTGAGAGGTAAATGAAGTAAATAAGGGCAATAGGCCTAAAATTGTAATGCATAAAGGTTTTTTCATGGTAAAAAGACATTTACCTGAATACTGAAAGTGTTCCTTTTTTGTAAATGATTTTTCCTTCTTTGGTGCTTGCCGAAAATACGTAAAAATAGGTACCTGAGTGTACGTTTTGATCGGTGAATGTATTCTCGGGCCAAAAGGGATTGTTGCTATTTAGAACTGCAACTTCATTTCCCCAGCGTGAATAAATGACTACGTTTTCCTGAAACAAAAATTCGTATTCAGGTAAAATAAATACATCATTTATTCCGTCGTTGTTTGGTGAAATAACATTTTGAAAATCGGGTAAATTTTCAAGATCTGTTATGTCAATTAGAGTTACACTATCTACAAGATAATAAGCATAATTTAAAAAAGGTACTGGTGTGTTAGTTGAGACTGCAGCTAATTGACTTGGTCCGTTAAAGTCAAATCTTGATATGGTAAGCCATTTTTCCCCCCCTTGGGCTACGAACTCCGCTTCTTGTTTAACCCAATTCATGGTGTCAGTAAGATATGAGACGACCAATTGTGGGTGATATGCTGAAAAGGTATCGCACTCAAAAGGTTTGTTGGGTCTGGTTTCAGATACAAGAACGCCAAAGTTATCAATTGTAAATTCTGAACTATTACAAAGGCTAACAAAAAGACTGATTCTGTATTTATGAAAGGCTAAAAGGGAGTCTGTTAGTTCCGTCTGAATACTTTCAGTTAATAAGAGATCTATCCCATCTTCCATATCCCCATAAGCCCCAATTCCCATATAACAACTTCCATGAAAAGCTTCCTGGTATCCCATCCAGTAAAAAGGTGAATTCACACCATTACCAGAAGGAGAACAAGTGCATACGTAATCCGCAGTACATCCATTTGCCTCTTGCCAAAAATTGCAATATGTGACTTGATCCTGTAAAAATGGACAATTGGAGTGATCTTCAAAACTGCCATTCGGTACCAAGTTGGTTTGCGCTTTACAGAAAAGAGAAAAAAAAATAAAAAATATGTAAAAAGGAACTTTCACTATTCAGTTTGTAAATAAAAAGTGCAATACTGGATTGCAAAATCTCCACCTTGTTTTTTAAGCGTCAAAAGAAAGTGGGAACAAAACGCAATTTTGCTAAGTTACAAAAAGCACCTCCTTTCTATGCAAAAAGGAGTTATAATTTGATGAAAAGACCCAAAAGAATTGGGGAATATTAGAAAAGCATAAAATGCAAACTGCAATTGCAAACTGCGATTGCGATTGCGATTGCGATTGCGATTGCGAAGTGCGAAGTGCGAATGCATTTTTCTTTTTTTGGGCAGTAATAAATTTAAATGATCGATGCTCATGAGTCAAGAAAAATTACTAGGTTTTCGACCTAAAATTTGCCGTTTCTTACATTTTCGAGGCGATGATTTTTTAACATTTTTCGTTGGTTTTAAATAATAATTTTACTGAAGAAAATTTGCTTTATATTGATAATGAATTGTTGAAGAATTTGAAGCTTAATAAAACAAGGCGAAATTTTAATTCACAAATTGATTAATTAAGGAGGAAAGGGAAAAGGAAAAAAAGGTAGTAGGTAGTGGGTAGTAAGGAAAAATAGGTAGTGGGTAGTGGGCAGAAAGGTAGAAGGGAAAATAGGTAGTGGGTAGTAAGGAAAATTGGGTAGTAGGCAGTGGGTAGTAAGGTAGAAGGGGGAGAGGGTTGTAGGCAGAAAGGTTGAAGGGAAAATAGGTAGTGGGTAGTGGGTAGTAAGGAAAAATAGGTAGTGGGTAGTGGGCAGAAAGGTAGAAGGGGGAATGGGAAGAGGGTAGAAGGAAAATTAGGTAGTAGGGAGAGGGTAAGTAGGAAAAAAAAGAGGGATGAAATGGTTATACACACCGTGCGTCATTCAGAGCGGAGCGTGGAATCGGAGGATTGCAGGGCAGGGGTGAACCACTAAGGCACAAGTACACGAAGTTGCACGAAGAAAATTAAAAGAAGAACACTAAGGGGTGGTAACATTTAGAGATAGCGGATACTGAGTTGCACTCAGTTTTAGTTAGGATTAAAATTTAAATAGCGTTTGTTGGCAAATAGAATATGTGTTTGAGGAATACCACTGAGGCACTGAGTACACACCGTGCGTCATTCAGGGCGGAAGTGGAATCGGATTGTTGCCGGGTGGGTGAAACACGGAGATCGTTTCTAATGCAATTTTTGTGAAGGATGAGAGGAGCGGACTTGTGCTTTAGTTTTTTATCCAGATGTAGGTGTTGAGGCTGAGGGCGACGAGGCCCCAGAGGAGGTAGGGGAGCAGAAAGAAAATACTCGCTTTCCATTCGCGGATAAAATAATAACTCATCACCACCAACACGAAATAAAAAAGTGAAAGTTCAATTAAGCCCAATGCAGGAGACCGCATCCAGAAGAAACAATAGTTCCAGGCTATGTTTAGCAGCAGGTGAATCCAGTAAAAAGTAATCAGCGGATTACCCCATTGAAAGAGACGATTTAAAGGAATTGTTTTTGCGCAGAGTATCGTAAGCAATACCATGATGGTAGTCCAGGCAAATCCGAAAAACCAGCCGGGTGGTGTCCAGGGTGCCAATTGAAGCGTAGGGTACCATTCGCGGACTCCTCTCGAGGTGGCAATTCCTCCAATGGCCAATGCGGAAAAATGAATAAAACCGTAAACCAATAGCGACCGGATCATACACAAAATTCTTGAAGCTGCGAATGAAAACGGGTGCTTAACATCTGGATGATCCGCTTATTATACGCATTGCTGTTTTGTAAATAGTGCTGCATTTCTTCATCATTGAACAAAGCCAGTACCATGCCGCAAATCTGCGCACGTAAATGATGATCTTTTTGCAGCGATTGATGGATGTATTCCTCTTTCGATGCTTTGTTTCTGCTGCAAAACTGAGGGTCCTTGTTCTTCAGATAATGCTGCATGTAAATCAACAGGAGGTCCGACTGAAACTTGAGTATCGGACGCAAAACCTGATTTTGAAAACGTTCCTCTACACCGGATTCTTTTTCGGCAAGGTTTAACGCGGGAATGATACTACGAAGGGCAGAATGGCGGTCCATGGATAGTTAACCCTTTAAAACGATTTTTGTTCATTTCGGAAATGATTTTTGGTTTACACTTCTATTCAGTGACGAATTGATTAATTTCATACTATGAGTCCACTGAACATCCGCCCCGCCGAAGAAAAAGATCTGAATGCAGTACACGCATTGATCTGCCAATTGGAAGAATTTGATATTCCCATGGATGAGTTAAGCAGGATTTACCTTAAAAACCTGAAACAGGAAACAATTTATTATTACGTGGCCGAAGAAAAGAATCAGGTAATTGGTTTTGTTAGTATGCATATCCAGTTCCTGCTGCATCATTATGCTGCGGTTGCCGAAGTGCAGGAGATTTGTATTCACGATTCCTGTCGCGGTAAAGGTTACGGAAAAATCCTGCTCGATTTTGTAAAGGAAAAAGCAAAGGAGTTGGATTGCGACCTCATCGAATTATGCACCAATAAAAAACGCAGCGATGCCCATCGTTTCTACGATCGCGAAGGATGGCGCCAAAGTCATTACAAATACACCTTTCCCTTTCGCAAGGAGTTTTTATAAGGGGAAGATTTTTTCGTCATATTGACCAAAAATGGTTATGTTTTAATTTGTTTTAGCCCCATATTTTTGGGTTAACTATTCAGCCATCCATCATTTAACTAATGATTGCATGGTTCTGGTTTTTGGATTTAGGTTTTATTATAAATTTCTAAAGTCACCGGTGGCTAAATGACCGTATCAATGCTAGCATTCAATTTCTTTTTTAGCTATATTAGCTAGAAGCATTATGCGCAAATTTTTATTCATAGCTCTATCCCTCATTCTTTTTTCCTGCAAAAAAGATAATTTTAAAGGCGATTACCATGAATTGGTTGGCAAGTGGAAATGGACGCATACCACAGTGAATTGGTATAATATTGGAGGAGCGGGGAGTGTAATAGATACCGTATATCCTTCGGATTATGGATACAATTATGAGGTTGAATTTCATGCAAACGGAAAGATTTCCTTTTACCAGAATGATAAATTGGTAGAGTGCTGGAAAAGAAACTGTATTCATTGGTCCACGTATGGTACGTATGCATATTACGATATCAATCACAATTGCAACTCCACTGAATCAGATTTATTTGTTGATCTTCATCGCCCTGATTCCTTAGCGCTCGATTGCAGGCCTTTGGATGAATCCCATCCTGATTTTTATAATTCATATGGCAGATGGAATTATTTTGTTCGGGTGAAGTGAACTGCATTCTGCCTTCCAAAAACTGAAATAATAAATGAGATTACCAATTTTCATATTCCTTTCCCTCCTACTTTTTTCCTGCAAAAAAGATAAGCTCGATAATGAAGCACAGCTACTCATTGGTCGCTGGAAGTTAGTGGAGTCAGGAGGTATTAATTATTCTCCGGATGATGAAGAATATTTTGAATTGGAATTTTCAGAAAGTGGTAAAATTAAAAAGTGGAAGGATGGAAAATGCAAGGAGAGAGGCTATTTTAAAAAAATTACGGTTGACGGGAATTATTTAGATGCAGGGTATATTTTTTTTAATGTTGAAGCTAAATCTTCTTCACCATTTGAAGACGAAGGGTTTTGCGATCGCTTGAGTACTTGTGAAATTATCTTAGCGAATTCTTTTTATAATCCTAAAATGGTAGATATGCTTTCTGTAAGATTAATAAATGCAATGTCATATTATGGAACTTTTGAGAAAATTGGTGATTAGCGTATTATTTTTTATTGTTCTTTTTTTTGTTTTTACTCCCAATCCGCTTAATGCCCAACGGAATTTTTTGTCGCTGGATGTCGGGAATAAGTACATCTATTGTATTAATTACGAAAGAAGTTTAATTGCAAATGACAGCTCAGGAAATGTGCTTAATTTATCGTTTGGTGGGGGTTGGGTTCCTGGTCATACCTATTTAACAAGCACCGTTAAATTCAATCCATTTCAAAAAGCCCCTCGCTGGATTTTAGAGGGTGGATTAGGCCATGTATTTGAAGGTAATCCACATACCAGAAGTTTTCAGGATTCGGCCTTGCTTGCCAATCCGATTTATTTTAATCAGATACATTATAAACCCGTTTACAGGCCGGTTCTATTTTTGGGAATTGCTTATCGGATACTGAATCGATCCCGATTCCAATTATCAATTTGTTTATCGGGATTTTTAATTTGGGATAGAAAATACTATAATGAGTGGTATGCAATTCCATGGGGAGGAATTAATTTATCGTTTGGTTTATGAAAAAATTAATTAAAGTATTATTTCCAATATTTTATTTTGGTTTGAATTTTTGCAATGAGGTTTTTGCCCAACGGAATTTTTTGTCGCTGGATATCGGAAATAAATATTTATACAGCATCAATTATGAACGTGATTTTAGTAGAGATGATTCATCAGGGAAATATGTAAATGGGCTTATCGGTTTTGGATTTGATCCACGGGTAAATCATTTATCATGCGTGTCATCTACCCTGAAGTTTAATCCATTCAATAAAGCGAAAAGGTTGGTTTTCGAATGTGGACTTATCCATGTGCTTAACCGGGATTATTATACCCGTAAGGAATTGGATTCAATTCAAGACTCCGATCCTTTATTTTTTAAACGGGTTAAAGTAAATCCGCATTATCAGCTGATGGGATTTTTATCCATGGGTTTTCAGTTTTTAAAACTCAAAAAATGTTCAATGGTTCTATTTGCAAATGTGTATTTAATAAATGATCGCAAGTATTATAATACATTTAGTGCCATCCCATATGGGGGAATTAACTTGTCTTTTCCCTTGAAATAGCGAATGCAGGTCAATAGATTTCCTGACCAATGCAACACTTCAACCGCATTACGCCATACGGGATACACAGGCAGAATAAACGTTGGTGGTAATAATTTCTGTTCCACAACCCATACAACAGCTTAGAATAGCAAGGTGTTTTGGGCCACTTGAAGGCTTGTTTTACAGCTTGTTACCTTTGCTCTTAGTGCATTTTCTCTTCCTGCTAAAATTCTTACCTTCGTTGGGTAAAAAAAAGCAAAACCATGAGTAATTACGACGTTATCATTATCGGATCTGGTCCCGGCGGATATGTTTCTGCCATTCGCTGTGCGCAACTGGGTATGAAAACTGCATTGATTGAACGCTACAATACACTGGGCGGAACCTGTTTAAATGTGGGTTGTATTCCATCTAAAGCGCTGCTCGATTCTTCGGAACATTTTCATAATGCAACACATACTTTTACCGAGCATGGAATTGATGTGAAGGATGTAAAAGTGAACATCAAGCAAATGATTGCCCGTAAAAATGAAGTGGTGAAACAGACTGTTGGTGGTATTGATTTTCTGATGAAGAAAAATAAAATTGATGTGTATCGCGGACATGGTTCTTTCGAATCGAAAACGCAGGTTTCCATTAAAGGAGATGATGGTAAAGTAACCACTATCGAAGGGAAAAACATCATCATAGCTACCGGATCAAAACCTTCTGCATTTCCCGGAATGGAAATCGATAAAAAACGCGTGATCACTTCCACCGAAGCGTTAAATCTCACCGAAGTTCCCAAACACCTGATCGTTATTGGCGGTGGGGTAATCGGATTGGAATTAGGTTCGGTATATGCACGTTTGGGTGCAAAAGTTTCGGTAATTGAATTTGCTCCCGGAATTATTTCTACCATGGATGGTACAATGGGTAAAGAATTACAGAAGTCACTGAAAAAATTAGGTTTCGAATTTTATTTCCAGCATAAAGTACTCAGCGCAAAAGGCAGTGCTAAAGAAGCAGTTGTTGTTGCAGAAGACAGCAAAGGAAATAAAGTGGAATTTAAAGGGGATTATTGCCTGGTTTCAGTGGGAAGAAAACCTTATACCGAGAGCTTGGGTCTCGATAAAGCAGGTGTTCAATTAGACGAGCGTGGTCGCGTGGTAGTGAATGATCACTTGCAAACGAATGTCCCCCATATTTACGCCATTGGCGATGTGGTACGCGGTGCAATGCTGGCGCACAAAGCCGAAGAAGAAGGCGTGTTTGTGGCGGAATATATTGCCGGACAAAAACCGCATATCAATTACCTGCTTATTCCCGGTGTGGTTTATACCTGGCCGGAAGTAGCTTCAGTAGGTTATACCGAAGAGGAATTGAAAAAAGACGGAAAAAAATATAAGGTCGGTCAGTTCCCTTTCAAAGCTTCGGGTCGTGCCCGCGCTTCGATGGATACAGACGGACTTGTAAAAGTACTTGCCGACGAACAAACCGATGAAATCCTCGGTGTGCATATGATTGGTCCCCGCGCTGCCGATATGATTATGGAAGCTGTTGTGGCCATGGAATACCGCGCCTCCGCCGAAGACATATCCCGCATCTGCCACGCACACCCGACCTTCACCGAATCCCTCAAAGAAGCCGCCCTCGACGCCACCGCTAAGCGGGCATTGCATATTTAAGGGGTAGAGGGTAGAGGGTAGAGGGTAGAGGGAAGAGGGAAGAAGGTAGAAGGCAGAGGGAAGAAGGTAGAGGGTAGAAGGGAAGAGGGTAGAAGGTAGAAGGGAAGAGGGAATATGGGCAGAAGGTTAGAGGGCAGAGAGTAGTGGGTTGAGTGGAAAATTAATATTTAATAAAATGCATTTGCCGGTTGAATTACTTGTGAAGGAAATTGAAGTTGTGGTTATTAATTTTGTGCATCATTTTTATTTGAATATTAACGATCAACCCTAGAAGTCCTTTTCATTTTTTTTCTGTTTTTACATTTCGGTGATTTTTTGCAGGAATTATTTTTTTATTGCTAAAAATTTCGCTGTGGAAATCGAACTTGAAAAATCCCTTGAAAAATTATTGGTCTGGAATAAAACCAGAGCGCTGCGTATTCGTATTTCTCAATTGGTAAAGCGGATTCCAGATCAGGAGAAATTAAGATTATCCGATCAGATGATTCGTTGTTCTAGATCAATATCTGCAAATATTGCCGAAGGATATGGACGGTTTCACTTCCAGGATTCGATTCGCTTTTACATCATTGCAAGGGGATCATTAATTGAACTTTTAGATCATTTGTATGTTTGTATAGATGAAAATTTTATAACTCAAGAGACCTTCAACAATTTCCGCGAGGAAATTTATGATTGTTTAAAAATGCTAAATGGCTATATAAAATACGTTCGAAACCAAATAAAGAAAAAACCCCCAACCACATAATTATGCCCAACACCCACTACCCACTACCCACAACCTAATCCCCACTACCCACTACCTAATCCCCACTACCCACTACCTAATTCCCACTACCCACTACCTAATCCCCACTACCCACTACCTAATCCCCACTACCCACTACCTAATCCCCACTACCCACTACCTATTCCCCACTACCCACTACCTAATTCCCACTACCTACCCCAATGAAAAACGCAATATTACTACTCAACCTCGGAACACCCGATTCAACGAAAACATCAGACGTGCGAAAATACTTGCGCGAGTTTTTGATGGATGGTCGGGTGATTGATATTAATCCACTGGGAAGATGGTTTCTGGTGAATTTGATTATTGCACCCTTTCGCGGACCCAAATCGGCGAAGGAATATAAAAAGTTGTGGACCAAAGACGGATCTCCATTGTTGTTGCATGGATTAAAAGTGAAGGAAGCGTTACAGAAAATGGTTCCCGAAAATTACACGGTGGAGTTTGCCATGCGCTATCAGAATCCATCCATGGAGTCGGTGCTCGAACGAATGAGTAAAGCGAATTACGACCGCATCATTATCCTTCCGATGTATCCGCAGAATGCTTCTTCCACTACCGGATCATCACTCGAAAAAGCAATGCGCATCATCAGTAAATGGTGGGTGATTCCGGAAATAAGAATGATTAGTCAGTATTACGATCATCCCAAATACATCGATGCATTTGTTGCACGCGGCAGAGAACACGATATCGCTTCGTACGATCATGTATTATTCAGCTTTCACGGAGTGCCGGAGCGGCATGTGGATAAGGTGTATACCGATAACCGTCCGTGTAGCGACCACCATTGTGAAGAAGGAATTACCGACGAAAATAAATTTTGTTACAAAGCAACTTGTTACGAAACGGCAAAACGTATTGCACAACGATTGGAAATTAAAAATTATACTGTGGTTTTTCAGTCGCGCCTCGGTAAAGATCCATGGCTGGAGCCTTATGCCGATCAAACCATTATTCGTTTGGCTCAGGAAGGAAAAAAACGATTGCTGGTATTTTCTCCTGCCTTTGTTTCCGACTGCCTCGAAACAACCGTAGAAATCGGCGAAGCTTATCAAGAATTATTCTGCGAACACGGTGGTGAAAAATTACAATTGGTGAACAGTTTAAACGATTCGCCATTGTGGGTGGAATGTTTAAAAGAGCTGGCATTGAATCCATGAACATCAGCAGCGAACAAGCTATTCTGCATGTACAAAACGCACTGCGTGATGCGAAAAAT
The Flavobacteriales bacterium genome window above contains:
- a CDS encoding gliding motility-associated C-terminal domain-containing protein yields the protein MKVPFYIFFIFFSLFCKAQTNLVPNGSFEDHSNCPFLQDQVTYCNFWQEANGCTADYVCTCSPSGNGVNSPFYWMGYQEAFHGSCYMGIGAYGDMEDGIDLLLTESIQTELTDSLLAFHKYRISLFVSLCNSSEFTIDNFGVLVSETRPNKPFECDTFSAYHPQLVVSYLTDTMNWVKQEAEFVAQGGEKWLTISRFDFNGPSQLAAVSTNTPVPFLNYAYYLVDSVTLIDITDLENLPDFQNVISPNNDGINDVFILPEYEFLFQENVVIYSRWGNEVAVLNSNNPFWPENTFTDQNVHSGTYFYVFSASTKEGKIIYKKGTLSVFR
- the lpdA gene encoding dihydrolipoyl dehydrogenase, with the translated sequence MSNYDVIIIGSGPGGYVSAIRCAQLGMKTALIERYNTLGGTCLNVGCIPSKALLDSSEHFHNATHTFTEHGIDVKDVKVNIKQMIARKNEVVKQTVGGIDFLMKKNKIDVYRGHGSFESKTQVSIKGDDGKVTTIEGKNIIIATGSKPSAFPGMEIDKKRVITSTEALNLTEVPKHLIVIGGGVIGLELGSVYARLGAKVSVIEFAPGIISTMDGTMGKELQKSLKKLGFEFYFQHKVLSAKGSAKEAVVVAEDSKGNKVEFKGDYCLVSVGRKPYTESLGLDKAGVQLDERGRVVVNDHLQTNVPHIYAIGDVVRGAMLAHKAEEEGVFVAEYIAGQKPHINYLLIPGVVYTWPEVASVGYTEEELKKDGKKYKVGQFPFKASGRARASMDTDGLVKVLADEQTDEILGVHMIGPRAADMIMEAVVAMEYRASAEDISRICHAHPTFTESLKEAALDATAKRALHI
- a CDS encoding glyoxalase yields the protein MDRHSALRSIIPALNLAEKESGVEERFQNQVLRPILKFQSDLLLIYMQHYLKNKDPQFCSRNKASKEEYIHQSLQKDHHLRAQICGMVLALFNDEEMQHYLQNSNAYNKRIIQMLSTRFHSQLQEFCV
- a CDS encoding four helix bundle protein, giving the protein MEIELEKSLEKLLVWNKTRALRIRISQLVKRIPDQEKLRLSDQMIRCSRSISANIAEGYGRFHFQDSIRFYIIARGSLIELLDHLYVCIDENFITQETFNNFREEIYDCLKMLNGYIKYVRNQIKKKPPTT
- the hemH gene encoding ferrochelatase, which gives rise to MKNAILLLNLGTPDSTKTSDVRKYLREFLMDGRVIDINPLGRWFLVNLIIAPFRGPKSAKEYKKLWTKDGSPLLLHGLKVKEALQKMVPENYTVEFAMRYQNPSMESVLERMSKANYDRIIILPMYPQNASSTTGSSLEKAMRIISKWWVIPEIRMISQYYDHPKYIDAFVARGREHDIASYDHVLFSFHGVPERHVDKVYTDNRPCSDHHCEEGITDENKFCYKATCYETAKRIAQRLEIKNYTVVFQSRLGKDPWLEPYADQTIIRLAQEGKKRLLVFSPAFVSDCLETTVEIGEAYQELFCEHGGEKLQLVNSLNDSPLWVECLKELALNP
- a CDS encoding GNAT family N-acetyltransferase; the protein is MSPLNIRPAEEKDLNAVHALICQLEEFDIPMDELSRIYLKNLKQETIYYYVAEEKNQVIGFVSMHIQFLLHHYAAVAEVQEICIHDSCRGKGYGKILLDFVKEKAKELDCDLIELCTNKKRSDAHRFYDREGWRQSHYKYTFPFRKEFL
- a CDS encoding gliding motility-associated C-terminal domain-containing protein, which gives rise to MNKLLIILLPLISSICYSQTYIDVTNQYIQNPSFEDYTACPQGNSFFPNQMWIDSVVGWYAPTHATSDYFNACNILANGIPSNNVTYQNSFDGVGYCGFLAYTLWSNNMWSEYVQTMLLQPLEPNVNYRFSMRINRANGYNFAVENIGANFSNGNMYNASVSPYNLTPTILNQTGFLTDTTDWVLVSGEFTANGNENYLTIGWFGDTITNDCAFFIPPEIDPMTGDSLYVTDTYYLVDSVKLYKIEYDFDDFNINIISPNGDNINDVMDFSIYKFVELDLVIFNRWGNVVWQSNGPNSKWDGKAMSGDKVAEGTYYYRLDGFDQNGGKIKKSGFVQVVR
- a CDS encoding tryptophan-rich sensory protein — translated: MIRSLLVYGFIHFSALAIGGIATSRGVREWYPTLQLAPWTPPGWFFGFAWTTIMVLLTILCAKTIPLNRLFQWGNPLITFYWIHLLLNIAWNYCFFWMRSPALGLIELSLFYFVLVVMSYYFIREWKASIFFLLPYLLWGLVALSLNTYIWIKN